The proteins below are encoded in one region of Mya arenaria isolate MELC-2E11 chromosome 15, ASM2691426v1:
- the LOC128220783 gene encoding zinc finger protein ZIC 4-like, with the protein MINPFMDTPHTPHLPPGAMKLSPPHMSDGSSIHNQLNQYVPQTNGYSVGMPTSHLSSYASRDYLLRRDMGLQSHESNSMFIPSSGSYHSTHHDTGSSHVLFPGIHDATTHPGSQFNSQMRLGLAGADMYSRDHFNQMSAPRADHFSHQPHFNTMNPMNAMNHMSMGPHGPGAFFRYMRPPIKQEHTCLWSDKDQPEPKKPCNKTFTTMHEIVTHITVEHVGGPEQTDHACYWQNCPRDGRPFKAKYKLVNHIRVHTGEKPFPCPFPGCGKVFARSENLKIHKRTHTGEKPFKCEFDGCDRRFANSSDRKKHSHVHTSDKPYNCKIRGCDKSYTHPSSLRKHMKVHGKTSPIPEDYDSDDDCHSNDESMSSPVDIKPHPAGTPTPVNSQSNNSGLASNTSSPPLTSANHHSLSQDSHNGTKFSEWYVCQTAGGMPTPPSNEHSPIGGLGSHMHSHLPTLHPPSLVQYS; encoded by the exons ATGATTAACCCGTTTATGGACACACCGCACACTCCGCACCTTCCTCCGGGGGCCATGAAACTCAGCCCGCCCCACATGTCGGACGGAAGCAGCATCCACAACCAGCTGAACCAGTATGTGCCGCAGACCAACGGCTACAGCGTCGGCATGCCGACCTCTCACTTGTCCAGCTATGCATCGCGTGACTATCTGCTCCGTCGGGACATGGGTCTGCAGAGCCACGAGTCGAATAGCATGTTCATTCCATCTTCGGGGAGCTACCACAGCACGCATCACGACACAGGAAGTAGTCATGTGCTGTTTCCTGGCATCCACGACGCCACAACACACCCCGGAAGCCAGTTCAACAGCCAGATGAGGCTCGGACTTGCCGGCGCGGATATGTACTCTCGTGACCACTTCAACCAGATGTCCGCCCCGCGGGCTGACCATTTCTCCCACCAGCCGCATTTCAACACAATGAATCCCATGAACGCCATGAACCACATGTCCATGGGACCACACGGACCAGGCGCCTTCTTCCGGTACATGCGGCCACCTATCAAACAAGAACATACGTGCCTTTGGTCGGATAAGGACCAACCGGAACCAAAGAAACCGTGTAACAAGACTTTTACAACCATGCACGAAATTGTGACCCACATTACGGTAGAGCATGTTGGTGGTCCCGAGCAGACGGACCACGCGTGCTACTGGCAGAACTGCCCGAGGGACGGGCGACCCTTCAAGGCCAAATACAAGCTGGTGAACCACATCCGGGTGCACACGGGAGAGAAACCGTTTCCTTGTCCGTTTCCGGGATGCGGGAAGGTGTTTGCGCGCAGCGAGAACCTTAAGATACACAAACGAACACACACCG gCGAGAAGCCATTCAAGTGTGAGTTCGATGGTTGTGACCGACGGTTTGCCAACAGCTCGGACCGGAAGAAGCACAGTCACGTGCACACGAGCGACAAGCCGTACAACTGTAAGATCCGGGGCTGTGACAAGAGCTACACGCACCCGAGCTCACTCCGGAAACACATGAAGGTGCACGGGAAAACGTCGCCAATTCCGGAGGACTACGATTCCGACGATGACTGTCATAGCAACGATGAGTCAATGTCGTCACCGGTGGACATTAAGCCCCATCCAGCAGGCACGCCTACTCCGGTTAATTCTCAATCTAACAACAGTGGACTGGCGTCAAATACGTCCAGTCCGCCGTTGACGTCAGCGAACCATCATAGTTTATCCCAAGACTCGCACAATGGAACAAAATTCAGTGAATGGTATGTGTGTCAGACGGCCGGAGGGATGCCAACACCGCCAAGTAACGAACACTCGCCTATTGGCGGCCTCGGCAGCCATATGCACTCACATTTACCGACGCTACATCCGCCGTCCCTTGTGCAATACTCGTGA
- the LOC128220119 gene encoding variant surface antigen F-like: protein MAVLNRLDEAGNNTAVLNRHDEAGNNTAVLNRLDEAGNNTAVLNRPDDAGNNTAVLNRHDEAGNNTAVLNRLDEAGNNTAVLNRHDEAGNNTAVLNRLDEAGNNTAVLNRPDDAGNNTAVLNRHDDAGNNIAVLNRHVDAGNNTAV from the coding sequence ATGGCTGTATTAAACAGACTTGATGAAGCGGGAAACAACACAGCTGTATTAAACAGACATGATGAAGCAGGAAACAACACAGCTGTATTAAACAGACTGGACGAGGCAGGAAACAACACAGCTGTATTAAACAGACCTGATGACGCGGGAAACAACACAGCTGTATTAAACAGACATGATGAAGCAGGAAACAACACAGCTGTATTAAACAGACTGGACGAGGCAGGAAACAACACAGCTGTATTAAACAGACATGATGAAGCAGGAAACAACACAGCTGTATTAAACAGACTGGACGAGGCAGGAAACAACACAGCTGTATTAAACAGACCTGATGACGCAGGAAACAACACAGCTGTATTAAACAGACATGATGACGCGGGAAACAACATAGCTGTATTAAACAGACATGTTGACGCGGGAAACAACACGGCTGTATAA
- the LOC128220123 gene encoding variant surface antigen F-like, with product MNRVGNSTAVLNRHDDAGNNTAVLNRLDEEGNNTSVLNRPDDARNNKSVLNRLGEAGNNTAVFNRHDEAGNNTAVLTRHDEAGKNTAVLNRHDDAGNNTCVLTRHDEAGNNTAVLNRHDDAGNNTAVLNRLDERGSNTAVLNRLDESGNNTAVLTRHDEAGNDTVVLNRHDDAGNNTAVLNRHDDAGNNTAVLKDMMTRETT from the coding sequence ATGAATAGGGTGGGAAACAGCACAGCTGTATTAAACAGACATGATGACGCGGGAAACAACACGGCTGTATTAAACAGACTCGACGAGGAGGGAAACAACACATCTGTATTAAACAGACCTGATGACGCGCGAAACAACAAAAGTGTACTAAACAGACTTGGTGAGGCGGGAAACAACACAGCTGTATTTAATAGACATGATGAAGCGGGAAACAACACAGCTGTATTAACCAGACATGATGAAGCGGGAAAAAACACAGCTGTATTAAACAGACATGATGACGCGGGAAACAACACATGTGTGTTAACCAGACATGATGAAGCGGGAAACAACACGGCTGTATTAAACAGACATGATGACGCGGGAAACAACACAGCTGTATTAAACAGACTTGATGAGAGGGGAAGCAACACAGCTGTATTAAACAGACTTGATGAGAGTGGAAACAACACAGCTGTATTAACCAGACATGATGAAGCGGGAAACGATACAGTGGTATTAAATAGACATGATGACGCGGGAAACAACACAGCTGTATTAAACAGACATGATGACGCGGGAAACAACACAGCTGTATTAAAAGACATGATGACACGGGAAACAACATAG